A window from Esox lucius isolate fEsoLuc1 chromosome 16, fEsoLuc1.pri, whole genome shotgun sequence encodes these proteins:
- the LOC117592821 gene encoding processed variable antigen-like — protein sequence MEDGGWETRGNPSKNLTGETRRDPSENLTGETRRDPSENLTGETRRDPSENLTGETRRDPSENLTGETRRDPSENLTGETRRDPSENLTGETRRDPSENLTGETRRDPSENLTGETRRDPSENLTGETRRDPSENLTGETRRDPSENLTGETRRDPSENLTGETRRDPSENLTGETRRDPSENLTGETRRDPSENLTGETRRDPSENLTGETRRDPSENLTGETHLRT from the exons ATGGAGGACGGAGGCT GGGAGACCAGGGGAAACCCATCCAAGAACCTGACAGGGGAGACCAGGAGAGACCCATCTGAGAACCTGACAGGGGAGACCAGGAGAGACCCGTCCGAGAACCTGACAGGGGAGACCAGGAGAGACCCGTCTGAGAACCTGACAGGGGAGACCAGGAGAGACCCGTCCGAGAACCTGACAGGGGAGACCAGGAGAGACCCGTCTGAGAACCTGACAGGGGAGACCAGGAGAGACCCGTCTGAGAACCTGACAGGGGAGACCAGGAGAGACCCGTCTGAGAACCTGACAGGGGAGACCAGGAGAGACCCGTCCGAGAACCTGACAGGGGAGACCAGGAGAGACCCGTCTGAGAACCTGACAGGGGAGACCAGGAGAGACCCGTCTGAGAACCTGACAGGGGAGACCAGGAGAGACCCGTCCGAGAACCTGACAGGGGAGACCAGGAGAGACCCGTCCGAGAACCTGACAGGGGAGACCAGGAGAGACCCGTCTGAGAACCTGACAGGGGAGACCAGGAGAGACCCGTCCGAGAACCTGACAGGGGAGACCAGGAGAGACCCGTCTGAGAACCTGACAGGGGAGACCAGGAGAGACCCGTCTGAGAACCTGACAGGGGAGACCAGGAGAGACCCGTCCGAGAACCTGACAGGGGAGACCCATCTGAGAACCTGA